A single genomic interval of Cucumis sativus cultivar 9930 chromosome 7, Cucumber_9930_V3, whole genome shotgun sequence harbors:
- the LOC101214996 gene encoding protein CUP-SHAPED COTYLEDON 3, translating into MGLKDIGASLPPGFRFYPSDEELVCHYLYKKIGNEEALKGTLVEIDLHTCEPWQLPDVAKLNGNEWYFFSFRDRKYSTGFRTNRATTAGYWKATGKDRLVMDPTRKEIVGMRKTLVFYKNRAPNGIKTGWIMHEFRIETPHMPPKEDWVLCRVFHKTKPDQDATETTTKHTTSHFPLDAVMEAPSSYYSLPNNDIEFLPGDNSTGLLPWDINLEETSFNSSSYGVGDSNSQEMKYDIIDNTFQNNAFPFNYFVA; encoded by the exons atgggtTTGAAAGATATTGGAGCAAGTCTTCCTCCAGGGTTTAGGTTTTATCCAAGTGATGAAGAGTTGGTTTGTCActatttgtataaaaaaattggaaatgaaGAAGCTTTGAAAGGCACTTTGGTGGAGATTGATCTGCATACTTGTGAGCCTTGGCAACTTCCTG ACGTAGCCAAGTTGAATGGAAATGAGTGGTACTTCTTCAGCTTTCGAGATAGAAAATACTCGACGGGTTTTCGAACCAATCGAGCAACAACAGCTGGCTACTGGAAGGCAACAGGAAAAGATAGATTGGTGATGGACCCAACAAGAAAAGAGATTGTAGGAATGAGAAAAACTTTGGTGTTTTATAAAAACAGAGCTCCAAATGGGATCAAAACAGGATGGATCATGCATGAGTTTCGAATTGAAACTCCACATATGCCCCCAAAG GAGGATTGGGTTTTATGCAGAGTTTTTCACAAGACCAAGCCAGATCAGGACGCCACagaaacaacaacaaaacacACCACCTCACATTTTCCGCTTGATGCAGTGATGGAGGCACCGTCCTCCTACTACTCGCTGCCAAACAACGACATCGAGTTTCTGCCTGGTGACAACTCGACCGGGCTGCTACCCTGGGACATCAACTTGGAAGAAACATCCTTTAATAGTTCATCCTATGGAGTTGGTGATTCAAATTCACAAGAAATGAAGTATGACATAATTGACAACACCTTCCAGAATAATGCCTTCCcttttaactattttgttgCTTGA